In the Patescibacteria group bacterium genome, one interval contains:
- a CDS encoding STAS-like domain-containing protein, producing the protein MKIKIVKFGDMLISRPAGREALLAMKAYTIKDIDKEEEIEIDFDGVKVLTPSWADEVVTKLAQKFKKVKLVNTDNATVKATLKTLREYSDLKI; encoded by the coding sequence ATGAAAATTAAGATAGTAAAATTTGGCGACATGCTAATTTCTCGTCCAGCTGGCCGAGAGGCCCTTTTAGCGATGAAGGCCTATACGATAAAAGATATTGATAAAGAGGAAGAGATTGAGATTGACTTTGACGGAGTTAAAGTGCTAACACCATCATGGGCCGATGAGGTAGTTACAAAATTAGCTCAAAAGTTTAAAAAAGTGAAATTAGTCAACACTGATAACGCAACCGTAAAAGCAACATTAAAGACCTTGCGGGAGTATTCTGATTTGAAGATATAG
- a CDS encoding alanine--tRNA ligase — MITAKELRQKYLKFFQEREHAVIPSASLIPENDPTCLFISAGMHPLVPYLLGEPHPEGKRLASVQKCIRTGDIDEVGDALHLTFFEMLGNWSLGDYFKSEAIQWSWHFLTSKDWLGLDPKKIYVSVFAGDEDAPRDEESAKIWQGVGVSPERIYYYGKEENWWGPAGRTGPCGPDTEMYYDTGREPCGPNCEPKCNCGKYSEIWNNVFMQYNKTSDGKYEKLKQQNVDTGMGLERTIAILNGKSNVFETELFEPIMKQINDLSSEVIEGDNLKSARTIADHLRAATFIIGDDRGVGPSNLDQGYVVRRLIRKSIRHGRLLGIKNDFTKKISQTLIDMYKDVYPELNRNKKFVLENLEIEENKFTKTLQKGLKEFETIASSEKLKQTISGEQAFELFSTYGFPLEMTQELASEQGLQVDTDGFEKAFKKHQELSRKGSEKKFKGGLADQKEQTAKLHTATHLLHQALRQVLGDQVKQMGSNITAERLRFDFPHPQKMTSQELKRVEDIVNKKIKEDIPIICEEMTVDQAKKKGAIGLFEHKYGGRVKVYSAGDFSCEICGGPHATSTGELGHFEIKKEESSSAGVRRIKAVLEQDSKIIV; from the coding sequence ATGATCACAGCCAAAGAGTTACGCCAAAAATATCTCAAATTTTTCCAAGAGCGGGAACACGCAGTCATCCCGTCCGCTTCTTTAATTCCCGAAAACGACCCAACTTGTCTTTTTATTTCAGCAGGCATGCATCCGCTTGTGCCTTATCTTTTAGGTGAGCCTCATCCCGAAGGCAAACGATTGGCCAGTGTTCAAAAATGCATTCGGACTGGTGATATTGATGAAGTTGGTGATGCTCTGCATCTGACATTTTTTGAAATGCTCGGCAATTGGTCGCTGGGTGATTATTTTAAATCCGAGGCAATACAGTGGAGCTGGCATTTTTTAACTTCCAAAGATTGGCTGGGATTAGATCCTAAAAAAATCTATGTCAGTGTGTTTGCTGGTGATGAGGACGCTCCCAGGGACGAGGAATCAGCAAAAATTTGGCAAGGTGTTGGTGTTTCTCCTGAACGGATTTATTACTATGGCAAGGAAGAAAACTGGTGGGGTCCGGCTGGCAGGACTGGTCCTTGCGGTCCGGATACGGAGATGTATTATGACACCGGGCGCGAACCCTGCGGACCAAACTGCGAACCAAAATGCAATTGCGGAAAATATTCTGAAATTTGGAATAATGTCTTCATGCAATATAATAAAACCAGTGATGGCAAGTATGAAAAACTCAAGCAACAAAATGTTGACACTGGCATGGGACTGGAACGAACCATTGCGATTTTAAACGGTAAATCCAATGTTTTTGAAACCGAACTTTTCGAGCCAATCATGAAACAAATCAATGATTTGAGTTCTGAAGTCATTGAAGGCGACAACCTTAAATCGGCTCGAACTATTGCCGACCACCTCCGTGCCGCCACTTTTATTATTGGTGATGACAGGGGAGTAGGGCCGTCAAACTTAGACCAGGGCTATGTGGTTCGCCGTTTGATTCGTAAATCTATTCGTCATGGCCGCTTGCTTGGAATCAAAAATGATTTTACTAAAAAAATTAGCCAAACATTGATTGATATGTACAAAGATGTCTACCCCGAACTCAACCGCAATAAAAAATTTGTTTTAGAAAATTTAGAAATTGAAGAAAATAAATTTACCAAAACCCTACAAAAGGGCCTTAAAGAATTTGAGACTATTGCCTCATCTGAAAAACTCAAACAAACCATTAGTGGTGAACAGGCTTTTGAATTATTTTCCACTTATGGTTTTCCCTTAGAAATGACTCAAGAGCTTGCTTCCGAGCAGGGTTTGCAAGTGGACACTGATGGTTTTGAAAAAGCTTTTAAAAAACACCAGGAGCTTTCCCGCAAGGGGTCAGAAAAAAAGTTTAAGGGGGGCCTGGCTGATCAGAAAGAGCAAACTGCCAAATTGCATACGGCCACGCATTTATTGCATCAGGCCTTGCGCCAAGTCTTGGGCGACCAGGTGAAACAAATGGGCTCTAATATAACAGCTGAACGTTTGCGTTTTGATTTTCCTCATCCGCAAAAAATGACTTCCCAAGAGCTTAAAAGGGTTGAGGATATTGTTAATAAGAAGATTAAAGAAGACATCCCAATTATTTGCGAAGAAATGACTGTTGACCAGGCCAAGAAAAAAGGAGCCATTGGTTTGTTCGAGCACAAGTATGGCGGCAGGGTTAAGGTTTATTCGGCCGGTGATTTTTCCTGTGAAATCTGCGGCGGTCCTCACGCCACTTCTACTGGCGAACTTGGGCATTTTGAGATTAAGAAAGAAGAGTCATCCAGCGCTGGGGTGAGGAGGATTAAGGCGGTGCTGGAGCAAGATAGCAAAATTATAGTATAA
- a CDS encoding type II toxin-antitoxin system YoeB family toxin, with translation MVKLVYGKKFLKSAKKLPKEQREKLAELLEVFENNPFNPILHSKALARELIGFYSFRITRDWRVIFRFITAFEIQLIIAGHRKDIYRKL, from the coding sequence ATGGTGAAATTGGTTTATGGTAAAAAGTTTTTAAAGTCCGCCAAAAAATTACCAAAAGAACAAAGAGAAAAACTCGCTGAACTGCTTGAAGTATTCGAGAATAATCCTTTCAATCCAATCCTGCATTCCAAAGCATTAGCCAGAGAACTAATCGGATTTTACTCATTTAGGATTACTCGTGATTGGCGGGTAATTTTTCGATTTATTACTGCTTTTGAAATTCAACTTATTATAGCGGGACATAGAAAAGATATTTATAGAAAATTATGA